In one window of Vespa crabro chromosome 6, iyVesCrab1.2, whole genome shotgun sequence DNA:
- the LOC124425219 gene encoding uncharacterized protein LOC124425219 isoform X1, whose protein sequence is MMSSVPRLNYSVENETAEIATKTFALILQKAYEQYQKLWNKYLDLVKTYGVDSSIHKEIQEAWKEENVLKSIHVFTEDVEFLTKFKYQKNLSDEEEVINDRKRNESFMKENNDVLEKSLFDRDIDIDDTIYQSPCKKSTNLILPESPIFMRKDEKSINMISENEVSMNSDNTIIPCTVETNNKSDYNEQNIGDNCITSEQYLNNISFNNCSPFVVCNTPVVNKQCNKKNRKKLFKKTHQNKQQLNDNLVSPKKDQMKEKGSPIYYKFHTTSDDKKLRQTTLPFYNIKKEVDNTTLTSTEKDVTIKKSKRFLFNCKSSIENIMQSEAISDRKIDIINLNDVNDKNEAIFEDVIESSPNYKHVQLENESRIKLKRKLKKTDHIKVTALSCNNSIEMQNKVCSTKNPNFFIDDDGFLSPEMNTDNIKKKCLTFHQDIQSKQKLAEKNNYEGIACTKQIELNPLQYTCDDETYFEENSQKENNINNVNKKINKNLLRLENMKKNDHEYIYTDKSTKKDDKVKNQKWSCWECAEYYKNKPGISDKQVQMWKNQCSRHKNVYYAREATPPGFWDPLFPDTISDNTQQK, encoded by the exons ATGATGTCAAGCGTTCCACGGCTTAATTATTCCGTAGAAAATGAAACCGCTGAGATTGCTACCAAGACCTTTGCTCTAATCTTACAAAAGGCGTACGAGCAGTATcaaa aattgtGGAATAAATATCTGGATTTAGTTAAGACCTATGGAGTTGATAGTTCTATACACAAAGAAATTCAAGAAGCATGGAAGGAAGAGAatgt tttAAAATCTATACACGTATTTACCGAAGATGttgaatttttaacaaaattcaagTATCAAAAAAATCTATCggatgaagaagaagtaatcaatgatagaaaaagaaatgaaagctttatgaaagaaaataatgacgtTTTAGAAAAATCCCTGTTTGACAGGGATATAGATATTGATGACACTATATATCAATCTCCTTGTAAAAAATCAACAAATCTTATTTTACCTGAAAGTCCAATATTTATgcgaaaagatgaaaagtcTATTAATATGATTTCTGAAAATGAAGTTTCTATGAATAGTGACAATACAATTATTCCGTGTACTGTGGAAACTAATAACAAATCAGATTATAATGAACAAAATATTGGCGATAATTGTATAACGTCTgaacaatatttaaacaatatatcttttaataattgttcTCCTTTTGTTGTCTGTAATACTCCCGTAGTTAATAAACAATGTAATaagaagaacagaaaaaaattatttaagaaaactCATCAAAATAAACAACAGTTGAATGATAATTTAGTTAGTCCTAAAAAGGATCAAatgaaggagaaaggaagtcctatatattataaatttcatacaaCATCAGATGACAAAAAATTAAGACAAACAACACTtccattttataatattaaaaaagaggtAGATAATACTACTCTAACTTCTACTGAGAAAgatgtaacaataaaaaaatctaaaagatTTCTATTCAATTGTAAATCTtccatagaaaatataatgcaAAGTGAAGCTATAAGtgatagaaaaattgatattataaatttaaatgatgttaatgataagaatgagGCGATATTTGAGGATGTAATAGAAAGTAGTCCAAATTACAAACACGTACAATTAGAAAATGAAAGTCGGATAAAGttaaaacgaaaacttaaaaaGACTGACCATATAAAAGTAACTGCTCTGTCCTGTAATAATTCTATAGAAATGCAAAATAAAGTGTGCTCAACAAAAAatccaaatttttttattgatgatGATGGTTTCTTATCTCCAGAGATGAATActgataatatcaaaaaaaagtGCTTGACATTTCATCAAGATATTCAATCAAAACAAAAACTTgctgaaaagaataattatgagGGAATTGCATGTACAAAACAGATTGAATTAAATCCACTTCAATATACATGTGATGATGAAAcatattttgaagaaaattctcagaaagagaataatattaataatgtaaataaaaaaataaataaaaatttacttag acttgaaaatatgaaaaaaaatgaccATGAATATATCTATACAGATAAATCAActaaaaaagatgataaagtaaaaaatcaaaaatggaGTTGTTGGGAATGTGCTGag tattataaaaataaacctGGTATTTCTGACAAACAAGTACAAATGTGGAAAAATCAATGTTCACGTcacaaaaatgtatattatgcCAGAGAAGCAACACCACcag gTTTTTGGGATCCTTTATTCCCTGATACTATCTCGGATAATacacaacaaaaataa
- the LOC124425219 gene encoding uncharacterized protein LOC124425219 isoform X2, whose amino-acid sequence MMSSVPRLNYSVENETAEIATKTFALILQKAYEQYQKLWNKYLDLVKTYGVDSSIHKEIQEAWKEENVLKSIHVFTEDVEFLTKFKYQKNLSDEEEVINDRKRNESFMKENNDVLEKSLFDRDIDIDDTIYQSPCKKSTNLILPESPIFMRKDEKSINMISENEVSMNSDNTIIPCTVETNNKSDYNEQNIGDNCITSEQYLNNISFNNCSPFVVCNTPVVNKQCNKKNRKKLFKKTHQNKQQLNDNLVSPKKDQMKEKGSPIYYKFHTTSDDKKLRQTTLPFYNIKKEVDNTTLTSTEKDVTIKKSKRFLFNCKSSIENIMQSEAISDRKIDIINLNDVNDKNEAIFEDVIESSPNYKHVQLENESRIKLKRKLKKTDHIKVTALSCNNSIEMQNKVCSTKNPNFFIDDDGFLSPEMNTDNIKKKCLTFHQDIQSKQKLAEKNNYEGIACTKQIELNPLQYTCDDETYFEENSQKENNINNT is encoded by the exons ATGATGTCAAGCGTTCCACGGCTTAATTATTCCGTAGAAAATGAAACCGCTGAGATTGCTACCAAGACCTTTGCTCTAATCTTACAAAAGGCGTACGAGCAGTATcaaa aattgtGGAATAAATATCTGGATTTAGTTAAGACCTATGGAGTTGATAGTTCTATACACAAAGAAATTCAAGAAGCATGGAAGGAAGAGAatgt tttAAAATCTATACACGTATTTACCGAAGATGttgaatttttaacaaaattcaagTATCAAAAAAATCTATCggatgaagaagaagtaatcaatgatagaaaaagaaatgaaagctttatgaaagaaaataatgacgtTTTAGAAAAATCCCTGTTTGACAGGGATATAGATATTGATGACACTATATATCAATCTCCTTGTAAAAAATCAACAAATCTTATTTTACCTGAAAGTCCAATATTTATgcgaaaagatgaaaagtcTATTAATATGATTTCTGAAAATGAAGTTTCTATGAATAGTGACAATACAATTATTCCGTGTACTGTGGAAACTAATAACAAATCAGATTATAATGAACAAAATATTGGCGATAATTGTATAACGTCTgaacaatatttaaacaatatatcttttaataattgttcTCCTTTTGTTGTCTGTAATACTCCCGTAGTTAATAAACAATGTAATaagaagaacagaaaaaaattatttaagaaaactCATCAAAATAAACAACAGTTGAATGATAATTTAGTTAGTCCTAAAAAGGATCAAatgaaggagaaaggaagtcctatatattataaatttcatacaaCATCAGATGACAAAAAATTAAGACAAACAACACTtccattttataatattaaaaaagaggtAGATAATACTACTCTAACTTCTACTGAGAAAgatgtaacaataaaaaaatctaaaagatTTCTATTCAATTGTAAATCTtccatagaaaatataatgcaAAGTGAAGCTATAAGtgatagaaaaattgatattataaatttaaatgatgttaatgataagaatgagGCGATATTTGAGGATGTAATAGAAAGTAGTCCAAATTACAAACACGTACAATTAGAAAATGAAAGTCGGATAAAGttaaaacgaaaacttaaaaaGACTGACCATATAAAAGTAACTGCTCTGTCCTGTAATAATTCTATAGAAATGCAAAATAAAGTGTGCTCAACAAAAAatccaaatttttttattgatgatGATGGTTTCTTATCTCCAGAGATGAATActgataatatcaaaaaaaagtGCTTGACATTTCATCAAGATATTCAATCAAAACAAAAACTTgctgaaaagaataattatgagGGAATTGCATGTACAAAACAGATTGAATTAAATCCACTTCAATATACATGTGATGATGAAAcatattttgaagaaaattctcagaaagagaataatattaataat acttga